From the Haloarcula sp. H-GB4 genome, one window contains:
- a CDS encoding Nramp family divalent metal transporter has protein sequence MSITERLKAVGPGAMVAAAFIGPGTVTTASVTGAEFGYALLWTMVFSIVATIVLQEMSARLGLVSGEGLGEALRERFDNQIVEYVSIFLVVGAIGVGTAAYEAGNILGGAAGLATITGIDSTVWGVVMGLVAGLLLYTGRYKLIERALIGLVAVMAFSFVASAVLIGPDPSAIAMGFVPGIPSGSLYLITGLIGTTIVGYNLFLHASNVQERWSGPDDIGHSRIDTVVSIVAGGIITITIMVTAAAAFEPGTQISDIGRMAEQLRPIAGPYAELFFSIGIFAAGFTSATTAPLAGAWATTGALGWDSDMQSTQFRAVWGTILGVGVLSVLLGGSPVQIIVFAQVVNGILLPIVAVFLIYAMNQRDLLGEYTNGSIANALGAIVTLIVVWLGVRTLLSVAGVL, from the coding sequence ATGAGCATTACAGAACGACTCAAAGCCGTCGGCCCGGGGGCGATGGTCGCCGCCGCGTTTATCGGTCCTGGCACGGTCACGACTGCGAGCGTCACCGGAGCGGAGTTTGGCTACGCGCTTCTGTGGACCATGGTCTTCTCGATTGTGGCAACGATCGTTCTCCAAGAGATGAGTGCGCGGCTTGGCCTTGTCTCGGGGGAGGGGCTCGGGGAAGCACTTCGAGAACGGTTCGACAATCAAATCGTCGAGTACGTGAGTATATTCCTCGTTGTCGGCGCGATCGGCGTCGGGACCGCCGCCTATGAGGCTGGGAATATCCTCGGCGGTGCCGCAGGGCTCGCGACGATCACGGGTATCGACTCAACGGTGTGGGGGGTCGTGATGGGACTCGTCGCCGGACTCCTGCTCTACACTGGGCGCTACAAGTTGATCGAACGAGCGCTCATTGGTCTGGTCGCCGTGATGGCGTTCTCGTTCGTAGCATCGGCGGTGCTTATCGGTCCCGACCCCAGTGCGATTGCGATGGGGTTCGTCCCCGGTATCCCCTCGGGGTCGCTGTACCTCATCACCGGCCTCATCGGAACGACCATCGTCGGGTATAATCTGTTCCTGCACGCGAGTAACGTCCAAGAGCGGTGGAGCGGTCCCGACGATATCGGCCACTCCCGTATCGACACGGTGGTGTCGATCGTTGCGGGCGGCATTATTACGATTACGATCATGGTGACCGCGGCCGCAGCATTCGAGCCCGGAACGCAGATCAGCGATATCGGTCGGATGGCCGAACAGCTGCGCCCCATCGCGGGTCCGTACGCCGAACTGTTCTTCAGCATCGGCATCTTCGCCGCCGGATTCACGAGTGCCACGACAGCACCGCTCGCGGGCGCGTGGGCGACAACAGGTGCACTCGGCTGGGATTCGGATATGCAGAGCACACAGTTCCGTGCCGTCTGGGGGACCATCCTCGGCGTCGGGGTTCTCTCGGTGTTGCTGGGTGGCAGTCCCGTCCAGATCATCGTGTTCGCACAGGTGGTCAACGGGATTTTATTGCCGATCGTCGCGGTATTCCTGATATACGCGATGAACCAGCGGGACCTCCTCGGCGAGTACACGAACGGGTCGATAGCGAACGCCCTCGGCGCGATTGTGACGCTTATCGTCGTGTGGCTCGGGGTTCGGACGCTACTCAGCGTCGCGGGGGTGCTGTAG